A part of Rhodamnia argentea isolate NSW1041297 chromosome 8, ASM2092103v1, whole genome shotgun sequence genomic DNA contains:
- the LOC115745413 gene encoding probable carboxylesterase 17: MASLSFDARLNLQLGKNHQQQQSLVFEEIEGLIRVHKDGQVERFPVIPNVSCAISSGVNTHARDVTIDKFTNLWARAYVPNRPGKYPLLVYFHGGGFCVGSAAWSCYHEFLANLVSTAGCVIISVNYRLAPENRLPAAYEDGVNVIMWVKRQVADGSNEHKWWVSQCNLSNFFLVGDSAGANIAFNVAVRLGNISASVSNAIKPLHLKGVILIQPFFGGESRTGSERMASHPPNSALTLSASDAYWRLSLPSGANRDHPWCNPLSNRIDPSIPSMMVCISELDILKDRNMQLCNALANMGKAVEMVMYRGVGHAFQVLHKSQMARSRTQEMISHIKAFINQ, encoded by the coding sequence atggcTTCCCTATCTTTTGATGCCAGGCTCAACCTCCAACTGGGCAAAAACCATCAGCAACAACAATCGTTGGTGTTCGAAGAGATTGAAGGACTAATTAGGGTTCACAAGGATGGGCAGGTCGAGAGGTTCCCCGTCATCCCTAACGTCTCCTGCGCAATCTCCTCGGGAGTCAACACGCATGCCAGAGATGTCACAATTGACAAGTTCACCAACTTGTGGGCACGTGCCTATGTTCCAAACCGGCCCGGCAAGTACCCCTTGCTCGTTTACTTCCACGGAGGGGGATTCTGCGTCGGATCAGCTGCGTGGAGCTGCTACCACGAGTTCCTGGCCAATCTGGTGTCCACCGCTGGTTGCGTGATCATATCAGTCAATTACCGCCTTGCCCCGGAGAACCGTCTTCCAGCTGCTTATGAGGATGGAGTCAATGTGATCATGTGGGTTAAAAGGCAAGTTGCTGATGGATCCAACGAGCACAAGTGGTGGGTGAGCCAGTGCAATCTATCCAACTTTTTCCTAGTTGGCGACAGCGCCGGCGCTAATATAGCCTTCAACGTTGCTGTTCGATTAGGAAACATCAGTGCTTCTGTGTCCAATGCCATCAAACCATTGCACCTGAAGGGTGTTATTTTGATCCAACCTTTCTTCGGAGGAGAGAGCCGGACCGGATCTGAAAGGATGGCCTCTCACCCGCCCAATTCGGCGCTGACTCTATCTGCTTCCGATGCCTATTGGAGGCTGTCGCTTCCTTCAGGGGCAAATAGGGACCATCCCTGGTGCAATCCTTTGTCGAATAGGATAGATCCGAGCATCCCATCGATGATGGTGTGCATATCAGAGCTTGACATCTTGAAGGACCGGAACATGCAGCTATGTAATGCCTTGGCCAACATGGGTAAGGCAGTGGAAATGGTCATGTACAGAGGAGTGGGACATGCATTCCAAGTCCTGCACAAGTCCCAGATGGCTCGCTCAAGAACTCAGGAGATGATCTCACATATCAAGGCGTTCATCAACCAATGA
- the LOC115745421 gene encoding protein PLANT CADMIUM RESISTANCE 6-like isoform X2, translating into MGRPSTELFAPSGSVHQQMQPEEAVQFPPQNPQMMPLHSMPQSNPQNLAGPGQSPQANQSFWAQPTLYAGQPIPVGSQIQAGFQPSHPAPDFITGPTNAPAPPFHTAGANYPQVPFPLHNLPPMPQGMIVQLTPAAPPSPWTTGLFDCMDDPLNAVVSCCFPCVTFGQIAEIVDRGSTSCGTSGLLYGGIQFLIGCPCLLSCTYRTKLRHQFNLIESPAPDWITHFFCECCALSQEYRELKNRGLDPSIGWPGNAATMQNVQYQVAMVPPMHQQPMTMRA; encoded by the exons ATGGGACGTCCCTCAACCGAACTATTTGCTCCTTCCGGTTCAGTCCATCAGCAAATGCAACCGGAGGAA GCTGTACAATTCCCGCCCCAAAATCCGCAGATGATGCCACTTCACTCGATGCCGCAATCTAATCCGCAGAATCTGGCTGGTCCTGGACAAAGTCCACAAGCTAACCAAAGCTTTTGGGCTCAGCCAACTCTGTACGCTGGGCAACCGATCCCCGTGGGCTCTCAAATTCAAGCCGGTTTCCAGCCATCACATCCTGCGCCCGACTTTATTACAGGGCCAACGAATGCTCCGGCTCCACCCTTTCACACTGCTGGTGCAAACTATCCTCAAGTGCCGTTTCCTCTGCATAACTTGCCTCCTATGCCTCAAGGGATGATAGTTCAATTGACACCAGCTGCTCCACCATCTCCTTGGACAACGGGGTTGTTCGACTGCATGGATGACCCTTTGAATG CGGTCGTGTCCTGTTGCTTCCCCTGCGTAACCTTTGGCCAGATAGCTGAGATTGTCGACCGAGGGAGCACAT CGTGTGGAACGAGCGGGCTACTGTACGGCGGGATCCAGTTTCTAATCGGTTGCCCTTGCTTGTTGTCCTGCACTTACCGAACCAAGCTCCGGCACCAATTCAACCTCATTGAGTCTCCTGCTCCTGACTGGATCACTCACTTCTTTTGCGAATGCTGTGCTCTTTCTCAGGAATACAGAGAGCTTAAGAACAGAGGACTTGACCCTTCCATAG GTTGGCCGGGGAATGCGGCAACAATGCAGAATGTGCAGTATCAAGTCGCTATGGTACCTCCAATGCATCAGCAACCCATGACCATGAGAGCTTGA
- the LOC115745421 gene encoding protein PLANT CADMIUM RESISTANCE 6-like isoform X1, with the protein MGRPSTELFAPSGSVHQQMQPEEVSGPSTQQQFQLQQNIQASLINPTQAVQFPPQNPQMMPLHSMPQSNPQNLAGPGQSPQANQSFWAQPTLYAGQPIPVGSQIQAGFQPSHPAPDFITGPTNAPAPPFHTAGANYPQVPFPLHNLPPMPQGMIVQLTPAAPPSPWTTGLFDCMDDPLNAVVSCCFPCVTFGQIAEIVDRGSTSCGTSGLLYGGIQFLIGCPCLLSCTYRTKLRHQFNLIESPAPDWITHFFCECCALSQEYRELKNRGLDPSIGWPGNAATMQNVQYQVAMVPPMHQQPMTMRA; encoded by the exons ATGGGACGTCCCTCAACCGAACTATTTGCTCCTTCCGGTTCAGTCCATCAGCAAATGCAACCGGAGGAAGTGAGCGGTCCTTCGACCCAGCAACAGTTTCAGCTGCAGCAGAATATACAAGCCAGTCTGATTAATCCAACGCAGGCTGTACAATTCCCGCCCCAAAATCCGCAGATGATGCCACTTCACTCGATGCCGCAATCTAATCCGCAGAATCTGGCTGGTCCTGGACAAAGTCCACAAGCTAACCAAAGCTTTTGGGCTCAGCCAACTCTGTACGCTGGGCAACCGATCCCCGTGGGCTCTCAAATTCAAGCCGGTTTCCAGCCATCACATCCTGCGCCCGACTTTATTACAGGGCCAACGAATGCTCCGGCTCCACCCTTTCACACTGCTGGTGCAAACTATCCTCAAGTGCCGTTTCCTCTGCATAACTTGCCTCCTATGCCTCAAGGGATGATAGTTCAATTGACACCAGCTGCTCCACCATCTCCTTGGACAACGGGGTTGTTCGACTGCATGGATGACCCTTTGAATG CGGTCGTGTCCTGTTGCTTCCCCTGCGTAACCTTTGGCCAGATAGCTGAGATTGTCGACCGAGGGAGCACAT CGTGTGGAACGAGCGGGCTACTGTACGGCGGGATCCAGTTTCTAATCGGTTGCCCTTGCTTGTTGTCCTGCACTTACCGAACCAAGCTCCGGCACCAATTCAACCTCATTGAGTCTCCTGCTCCTGACTGGATCACTCACTTCTTTTGCGAATGCTGTGCTCTTTCTCAGGAATACAGAGAGCTTAAGAACAGAGGACTTGACCCTTCCATAG GTTGGCCGGGGAATGCGGCAACAATGCAGAATGTGCAGTATCAAGTCGCTATGGTACCTCCAATGCATCAGCAACCCATGACCATGAGAGCTTGA